CTTCGAGCGCGGGCGGATGGCCTGGTCGCCTTCATCAGGGGCCCGGCTGCTCTTCGGCGCGGTCGACGGCGCCTTCGCGGCCGCCAACGGTCCAGCCGGCCCCTACGGTTTCCCAACCGGCGAGGAAACCGCTTCCATCGGTTCGGGCATAACCCAGAACTTCCAGTACGGAACGATGTACTGGTCTCCCTCCACAGGGGCACAGTTTGTGGGAGGCGCGGTGAAGGTTACCTACGGACAGCAGAACAGCGAAAAAGGTTCGCTCGGCTACCCGACAACCAATGAGCGGCCAACCGCAGGCGGCGTGATCCAGGACTTCCAGGGCGGGTCCATCCTGTGGTCCCCGGCAACCGGCGCTTATACCGCATTCGGCGCCATCCGGGCCATGTACCTCGGCGCCGGCGGACCGTCAGGTGACCTGGGCTTCCCGGTGGGCGGCGAGAAGACCACGGCCCCGAACACGGCCTCGCAGGAATTCCAGCGGGGCACCATCCATTGGTCCGCCACCGGGGGCAGCCGCATCGCCTGGAAATAGCCGAGCGGCAAAAAAACAACACTGAACGGCGGATTGCTGCATAGCAATCCGCCGTTCTGCGCTTGGCAGGTTGCTTAGTAATGAGATGATATTCAGTAGATCAACAGTGTCCGGCAATTCCCGTGCCATCCATATAAATTGCCGGCCTCCTTTTCCGTTCGAAAGGCCTTACCTTGCCAGGTATGAATCTCACGCGCTCCGAAGCCCGTGAACGTGCAGAACTCATCAGCGTAGAGTCCTATGACGTCAATCTTGACCTGACCCGCGGGGACGAGGTGTTCGGCAGTACCACCGTTGTCCGGTTTACAGCCCGCCCGGGCGCCTCCACCTTCATTGATGCCGTCACGGACACGGTCCGCCGGGTCACCCTCAACGGGGTGGCGCTGGACCCGGCAGAGGTATCCGACGGCGTACGTATCTCGCTGCCGAACCTGGCCGAGTCCAACGAGCTGATTGTGGACGCCGACGCGCGCTACATGAACACGGGCGAAGGGCTCCACCGCTTCGTGGACCCGGTGGACAATGAGGTTTACCTATACTCCCAGTTCGAGGTGCCCGATTCGCGGCGGATGTTCGCCGTGTTCGAGCAGCCGGACCTGAAGGCTGCGTTCCGCTTCACCGTGACGGCGCCGTCGCACTGGGACGTTATCTCCAACTCCCCCACCCCGGAGCCCGTCCCGGCCGGCGACCTTACAGATTCCAAGCCGAGCTCCACGTGGTCCTTTGCCCCCACGCCGCGGATTTCCTCCTACATCACCGCCCTGATCGCCGGACCCTACCAGTCCGTGCGCAGCGAGCTCACAAGCTCGGACGGCCGCACTATTCCGCTGGGCGTTTTCGCACGCCGCTCCCTGATGCAGTACATGGATGCCGAGAACATTTTCGAACTGACCCGGCAGGGCTTTGCATTCTACGAAGAGCAGTTCGGCGCCCCGTACCCCTTCGAAAAGTACGACCAGCTCTTTGTGCCGGAGTTCAATGCCGGCGCCATGGAAAATGCCGGCGCGGTCACCTTCCTGGAGAGCTATGTCTTCCGCTCCCGGGTGACCGAAGCCACCGTTGAACGCCGTGCCGTCACCGTCCTGCACGAACTGGCGCACATGTGGTTCGGCGACCTGGTCACCATGCGCTGGTGGAACGACCTGTGGCTCAACGAGTCCTTCGCCGAGTTCATGTCCACCCTCGCCGCCGCCGAGGCCACCGAATTCAAGCAGGCCTGGACCACCTTCGCCTCGCTGGAAAAGGCGTGGGCGTACCGTCAGGACCAGCTGCCCACCACTCACCCCATCGTCGCCGAGATCCGCGACCTGGAAGACGTGCAGGTCAACTTCGACGGCATCACCTACGCCAAGGGTGCCTCGGTGCTGAAGCAGCTGGTGGCCTGGGTGGGCCAGGACAAGTTCATGGCCGGTGTGCGCGAATACTTCGGCAAGCATGCCTGGCAGAACACCGAACTATCCGATCTGCTGTCCGAACTGGAAGCGGCCAGCGGCCGGGACTTGAAGGACTGGTCCGCCAAGTGGCTGGAGACTGCCGGGGTCAACACCCTGCGCCCGGAGTTCGAAACCGATGCGGACGGCACCATCACCTCCTTCGCCGTACTGCAGAGCGCCATCGAGGAATACCCGGTCCTGCGGCCGCACCGCCTCGCCATCGGCTTCTACAATCCGGACGAGGACGGCTTGCTGCAGCGCACCCACCGTGTGGAACTGGACGTCGACGGCGAACGCACCGAGGTGCCCGAGCTGGCCGGACAGTCCCGCCCGGCCCTGCTGCTGCTCAATGACGACGACCTCGCCTACGCCAAGATCCGGCTCGACGACGTCTCCCAGCGCACCGCCACGCGGAGCCTGCGCGACATCGCCGATTCCCTGCCCCGCACCCTTGTGTGGGCCGCGGCGTGGGACGCG
This Arthrobacter sp. zg-Y20 DNA region includes the following protein-coding sequences:
- the pepN gene encoding aminopeptidase N, which produces MNLTRSEARERAELISVESYDVNLDLTRGDEVFGSTTVVRFTARPGASTFIDAVTDTVRRVTLNGVALDPAEVSDGVRISLPNLAESNELIVDADARYMNTGEGLHRFVDPVDNEVYLYSQFEVPDSRRMFAVFEQPDLKAAFRFTVTAPSHWDVISNSPTPEPVPAGDLTDSKPSSTWSFAPTPRISSYITALIAGPYQSVRSELTSSDGRTIPLGVFARRSLMQYMDAENIFELTRQGFAFYEEQFGAPYPFEKYDQLFVPEFNAGAMENAGAVTFLESYVFRSRVTEATVERRAVTVLHELAHMWFGDLVTMRWWNDLWLNESFAEFMSTLAAAEATEFKQAWTTFASLEKAWAYRQDQLPTTHPIVAEIRDLEDVQVNFDGITYAKGASVLKQLVAWVGQDKFMAGVREYFGKHAWQNTELSDLLSELEAASGRDLKDWSAKWLETAGVNTLRPEFETDADGTITSFAVLQSAIEEYPVLRPHRLAIGFYNPDEDGLLQRTHRVELDVDGERTEVPELAGQSRPALLLLNDDDLAYAKIRLDDVSQRTATRSLRDIADSLPRTLVWAAAWDAARDAEIPARNYVELVLQNIASESDSTVVQVLLRQLATTLAFYVNPEDRDPMTVAAAESLWELASAAEPGSDSQLQFVKAFAAHASSDEHLDALAGLLDGGRTLEGLSIDADLRWELLTGLVAGGRMGEAEIAAELERDATATGALAAAMARAAIPTAEAKAAAWEAIVERSDMPNAAQRSAIAGFMRVHNTDLLEPYAQKYFDSIRDVWAGRTHEIGQQIAVGLYPARLARQDTVDRTDAFLAELGDDAPSLRRLVLENRDGVVRALKAQAADH